DNA sequence from the Candidatus Thiopontia autotrophica genome:
TTCCTTATTATGGGGTCAGGCTTGCTTTATTGTCGTTACTTGAGAATAACGACAATAAAGCAAGCCTGACCCCATTGTTTGAGGTGTTGGTAAAAGTTAGAGACTACAAGGTGAGTTGCCGTAAGGCAAGAGAGTGCCCCAGAAAGCACGATTCACCTTCTGAGCATCATGAGGTAACATCTATATCTTTATACTCTACAAGAGAAACAGAATGATACAGGTACGCTTTTTTGCGAGTCTACGGGAAGAGATGGGACGAGAGGGTGCTCAACTTGAGCCATCCGAGGTCTCAACTATTGGAGAGGTATGGGAGAAGATTGCTGATGGCAAGGAGCGCCCTGCCAA
Encoded proteins:
- a CDS encoding MoaD/ThiS family protein encodes the protein MIQVRFFASLREEMGREGAQLEPSEVSTIGEVWEKIADGKERPANLLMARNMEYSDADTPVADGDEVAFFPPVTGG